From one Ferrovibrio sp. MS7 genomic stretch:
- the phbB gene encoding acetoacetyl-CoA reductase: MSRVAIVTGGTRGIGAAISKLLHQSGYKVAANYAGNEEKARAFEAETGIKAYKWSVADFTACAEGVKKVERELGPVDIVVNNAGITRDGTMHRMSEPQWQEVIDTNLGGCFNMCRATIDGMRERGFGRIVNIGSINGQAGQYGQVNYAAAKSGIHGFTKALAQEGAARGITVNAIAPGYIDTDMVAAVPANVLEKIVAKIPVGRLGRAEEIARGVLFLVADEGGFITGSTLSINGGQHMY, encoded by the coding sequence ATGTCGCGCGTAGCAATCGTTACCGGTGGTACCCGAGGCATCGGGGCTGCGATTTCCAAACTGCTGCACCAGTCGGGGTACAAGGTTGCCGCCAATTATGCCGGCAACGAGGAGAAGGCGCGCGCCTTCGAAGCCGAGACCGGGATCAAGGCCTACAAGTGGAGTGTGGCTGATTTCACCGCCTGCGCCGAGGGCGTGAAGAAGGTGGAGCGCGAACTCGGCCCGGTCGACATCGTGGTCAACAATGCCGGCATCACGCGGGACGGCACCATGCACCGCATGAGCGAGCCGCAATGGCAGGAAGTGATCGACACCAACCTTGGCGGCTGCTTCAACATGTGCCGCGCCACCATCGACGGCATGCGCGAGCGCGGCTTTGGCCGCATCGTCAATATCGGCTCGATCAACGGCCAGGCCGGCCAGTATGGCCAGGTGAACTATGCCGCCGCCAAGTCCGGCATCCATGGCTTCACCAAGGCGCTGGCGCAGGAAGGTGCGGCCCGCGGCATCACCGTGAACGCCATCGCGCCGGGCTATATCGACACCGACATGGTTGCCGCCGTGCCGGCCAACGTGCTGGAGAAGATCGTCGCCAAGATCCCGGTCGGCCGCCTTGGCCGCGCCGAGGAAATCGCCCGCGGCGTGCTGTTCCTGGTCGCTGATGAGGGGGGGTTCATCACCGGCTCGACACTCAGCATCAACGGCGGCCAGCATATGTATTGA
- a CDS encoding superoxide dismutase, translating to MTAPFSMKPLPYADDALSPVVNAGTIGFHYGKHHTTYLNNLNKFAADDASLQGKSLEQIIKESAGKADKVAVFNNAAQVWNHDFYWDSLAPKAGGKPTGRIADLIKDSFGGYDKFKADFAAAAVGQFGSGWAWLCLENGKLTIRKTPNAETPLTVTGVKPLLTIDVWEHAYYLDWQNRRPDYANAVIDQLLNWSFAEKNLG from the coding sequence ATGACTGCCCCCTTCTCGATGAAGCCCCTCCCCTATGCCGATGACGCGCTGAGCCCGGTGGTGAATGCCGGCACGATCGGCTTTCACTATGGCAAGCACCACACCACCTACCTCAACAACCTGAACAAGTTCGCCGCCGACGACGCCTCGCTGCAGGGCAAGAGCCTGGAGCAGATCATCAAGGAGAGCGCCGGCAAGGCCGACAAGGTGGCGGTGTTCAACAACGCCGCCCAGGTCTGGAACCATGACTTCTACTGGGATTCGCTGGCGCCGAAGGCCGGCGGCAAGCCGACCGGCCGCATCGCCGACCTGATCAAGGACAGCTTCGGCGGCTATGACAAGTTCAAGGCTGATTTCGCCGCCGCCGCCGTTGGCCAGTTCGGCTCCGGCTGGGCCTGGCTGTGCCTCGAGAATGGCAAGCTGACCATCCGCAAGACCCCGAATGCCGAAACCCCGCTGACCGTCACCGGCGTGAAGCCGCTGCTCACCATCGACGTGTGGGAGCATGCCTATTACCTCGACTGGCAGAACCGCCGCCCGGATTATGCCAACGCAGTGATCGACCAGTTGCTGAACTGGAGCTTCGCCGAAAAGAACCTCGGCTGA
- the mobB gene encoding molybdopterin-guanine dinucleotide biosynthesis protein B gives MNVLGIAGWSGAGKTTLLEKLIPLLIQRGLKVSTIKHAHHAFDVDVPGKDSYRHREAGASEVLIASAQRFALMHEHRGDAEPGLAELLQHLSPVDLVLVEGFKRDTHAKIEIWRQGTGKPLLQPDDPAIIAVACDAEPPHLTAPRLDIDDTAGIADFIVAWCRSAAAGAAQPWRKLKQGT, from the coding sequence ATGAATGTGCTGGGCATCGCCGGCTGGAGCGGGGCGGGCAAGACCACCCTGCTGGAGAAGCTGATCCCGTTGCTGATCCAGCGCGGCCTCAAGGTTTCCACCATCAAGCATGCGCATCATGCTTTCGATGTTGACGTGCCGGGCAAGGACAGCTACCGCCACCGCGAGGCCGGCGCCAGCGAAGTGCTGATTGCTTCCGCGCAGCGCTTTGCGCTGATGCATGAGCATCGCGGCGATGCCGAGCCCGGCCTGGCGGAGCTGCTGCAGCATCTGAGTCCGGTGGACCTTGTGCTGGTGGAAGGCTTCAAGCGCGATACCCATGCCAAGATCGAGATCTGGCGCCAGGGTACCGGCAAGCCGCTGTTGCAGCCTGATGACCCGGCGATCATCGCCGTTGCCTGCGATGCCGAGCCGCCGCATCTCACCGCGCCGCGCCTGGATATCGACGATACAGCCGGCATTGCCGATTTCATCGTCGCCTGGTGCCGTTCAGCGGCGGCCGGCGCTGCGCAGCCCTGGCGCAAGCTGAAGCAAGGCACTTAG